From Enterococcus mediterraneensis, the proteins below share one genomic window:
- a CDS encoding amidase, with the protein MKDGTYWAEKLAANQISFEELTAAIEQKVQENKELNALITFDRQQAITEFYEKKRTDTLFAGLPIPLKMLGQEKAGWLANSASRVLKERRARHTDSFVAQMERCGLIPLGQTNAPEFGFKNVTDPEIYGPTRNPWALEHTPGGSSGGAAAAVASGIFPMAGASDGGGSIRIPASFCGLIGLKPSRGAMPVGPGNWRGWQGAAVHFALTVSMRDTEKLFYGMRDGIDKAAPYQAVREEWQHHQAANKKRLTIAFTTESPIGTPISEDAKAAVREAAAFLADQGHDVTEISYPLNGRPLIECYYLMNGGETAAMFDEIAEGLGRKVTRSDMELMTWGIYQYGRKIEAAEFIRGLHQWDGAAYQMEQLFDTYDLFLTPSTAFPAPRIDAELQSEAIFQQLGQAEELSKKELETLVADMFEKSLRLTPYTQLANLTGQPAISLPTKITDSGLPLGIQFMASKGREDLLLQAGYLFEENQLFQLPKAYRN; encoded by the coding sequence ATGAAAGACGGGACTTATTGGGCAGAAAAATTAGCAGCAAATCAGATCAGTTTTGAAGAGCTAACGGCCGCAATCGAACAGAAGGTACAAGAAAATAAAGAGCTTAATGCGTTGATCACATTTGACAGACAGCAAGCTATTACAGAATTTTATGAAAAAAAGAGAACGGATACATTGTTTGCCGGTTTACCGATACCATTAAAAATGTTGGGACAAGAAAAAGCAGGTTGGCTGGCTAATTCAGCTTCAAGGGTTTTGAAGGAGCGTCGTGCCAGACATACAGATTCCTTTGTCGCACAGATGGAACGTTGTGGATTGATTCCATTGGGGCAGACCAATGCACCGGAATTTGGGTTTAAGAATGTTACGGATCCTGAAATCTATGGTCCAACACGGAATCCATGGGCGTTGGAGCACACACCTGGCGGATCTAGCGGGGGCGCGGCAGCGGCTGTCGCATCGGGGATTTTTCCAATGGCAGGAGCCAGCGATGGCGGTGGCTCGATCCGCATCCCGGCTTCTTTTTGCGGATTGATCGGTTTGAAACCAAGTCGAGGTGCAATGCCTGTCGGACCGGGTAATTGGCGGGGCTGGCAAGGAGCGGCGGTCCATTTTGCGTTGACAGTCTCCATGCGGGATACAGAAAAGCTGTTTTACGGTATGCGGGACGGGATCGACAAAGCGGCGCCTTATCAAGCTGTTCGTGAAGAATGGCAGCATCATCAAGCGGCAAATAAAAAACGACTGACCATTGCTTTTACGACGGAATCACCGATCGGAACACCGATTTCTGAGGATGCAAAAGCGGCGGTCAGAGAAGCGGCAGCTTTTCTGGCTGATCAAGGGCATGATGTGACAGAGATTTCTTATCCATTAAATGGCCGTCCTTTGATCGAATGTTATTACTTGATGAATGGCGGCGAGACGGCGGCGATGTTTGATGAGATCGCCGAGGGACTTGGACGCAAAGTCACACGTTCAGATATGGAATTGATGACTTGGGGAATCTATCAATACGGTAGGAAGATCGAAGCCGCAGAATTCATTCGTGGGCTTCATCAATGGGATGGAGCTGCATATCAAATGGAACAGTTATTCGATACCTATGATCTGTTTTTGACACCGTCAACAGCATTTCCTGCTCCTAGGATCGATGCTGAATTGCAAAGTGAAGCGATATTTCAACAGTTAGGCCAAGCAGAAGAGCTGTCGAAAAAAGAACTGGAAACATTAGTAGCAGACATGTTCGAAAAAAGTTTGCGCTTGACGCCTTATACCCAGCTGGCTAATCTTACTGGACAGCCGGCGATCAGCTTGCCGACAAAGATCACCGACTCTGGCTTGCCATTAGGGATTCAATTTATGGCATCAAAAGGGCGGGAAGATCTGTTGCTGCAAGCAGGATATCTTTTTGAAGAAAATCAATTGTTCCAATTACCGAAAGCTTATCGAAACTAG
- a CDS encoding transporter substrate-binding domain-containing protein translates to MAVLLLGACGTQSKESSGDDSWKKVADEKQLTVATSGTLFPSSYYNDDNKLVGYDVDVAKEVAKRLNVKIEFKEYNVDGQISSVNRNEADFAANDFGLSGDRGKKFVLSEPIKYSFDSMIVRKSDDSGIASLKDLKGKKAAGEPNTSYMKIAEKYGAEPVTYDNATNDQYLTDVANGRTDVILNDYYLQKMSIAALPDIPVKILENVYFNANHTGFLFDKKDEALKEKIDGAIKEMKKDGTMKRIAESYFQTDVSVEPKEKITETVSPD, encoded by the coding sequence ATGGCAGTTTTATTATTGGGCGCATGCGGCACTCAATCGAAAGAAAGCTCTGGAGACGACAGTTGGAAAAAAGTCGCGGATGAAAAGCAATTGACAGTGGCGACTTCAGGCACGTTATTTCCTTCTTCCTATTACAATGACGATAATAAATTAGTAGGCTATGATGTGGATGTCGCAAAAGAAGTGGCAAAACGTTTGAATGTGAAGATCGAATTCAAAGAATACAATGTTGACGGGCAGATCTCTTCTGTCAATCGCAATGAAGCAGACTTTGCAGCCAATGACTTTGGTTTGTCGGGAGATCGCGGGAAGAAATTCGTTCTTTCAGAACCGATCAAATATTCCTTTGACAGTATGATCGTGCGCAAAAGCGACGATTCAGGGATCGCTTCATTGAAAGATCTGAAAGGCAAGAAAGCCGCCGGAGAGCCAAACACCAGCTACATGAAGATCGCTGAAAAATACGGCGCAGAACCGGTGACTTATGATAATGCTACGAACGACCAATATTTGACAGATGTCGCTAACGGTCGGACGGATGTGATCTTGAACGATTACTATTTACAAAAGATGTCGATAGCGGCGCTGCCTGATATCCCCGTGAAGATCTTAGAAAATGTCTATTTCAACGCAAATCATACCGGCTTTTTATTTGATAAGAAGGATGAAGCATTGAAAGAAAAAATTGACGGCGCCATTAAAGAAATGAAGAAGGACGGTACCATGAAAAGAATCGCGGAAAGTTACTTCCAGACTGATGTTTCCGTAGAGCCAAAAGAAAAAATCACAGAAACGGTATCTCCTGACTAA
- a CDS encoding amino acid ABC transporter permease produces the protein MYIPTLDIKLMIDSLPFVLQGLSYTLGIGVLSFLLGNILGLVLTILGMIPSKILQSLVRFYLSFLRGVPALVLLFLLYFGLPYQLSALTATIICFSLTSSAFIGEIYRGSINGVDRGQWDAAYALGLPFFKVMRLVILPQAFRISIPALSNVAMDLVKGTSLAAMITIPDIFQKAKIVGGRTFDYMSMYVLVAIIYWLLCIGIEWVQKRLENVYLRRLHLED, from the coding sequence ATGTATATTCCAACACTAGATATCAAACTGATGATCGATTCACTGCCCTTTGTATTGCAAGGATTGAGCTATACGTTGGGAATCGGCGTGCTTTCATTTCTTTTGGGGAACATTTTAGGCTTGGTGTTGACAATTCTAGGGATGATTCCTTCTAAGATCTTGCAAAGTCTGGTACGATTTTATCTATCTTTCTTGCGGGGTGTCCCGGCACTAGTCCTGTTGTTTTTGCTTTATTTCGGATTGCCTTATCAGTTGAGCGCGTTGACTGCTACGATCATTTGTTTCAGTTTGACCAGCAGCGCGTTTATCGGGGAAATCTATCGCGGTTCCATCAACGGCGTGGATCGTGGTCAATGGGATGCGGCCTATGCGTTAGGATTGCCGTTTTTCAAAGTGATGCGTCTGGTTATTTTACCTCAGGCCTTTCGGATCTCGATCCCGGCGTTGAGCAATGTCGCAATGGATCTTGTCAAAGGGACCTCGTTAGCGGCCATGATCACGATCCCGGATATTTTCCAGAAAGCCAAGATCGTTGGCGGGCGGACGTTTGATTATATGTCCATGTACGTGTTGGTCGCGATCATCTATTGGCTGCTTTGTATCGGTATCGAATGGGTTCAAAAAAGATTGGAAAATGTTTATTTGCGACGCTTGCATTTAGAGGATTAG
- the rnhC gene encoding ribonuclease HIII, whose amino-acid sequence MSHVVLKLAKTKITEMKHAYQRYLLNKSVPYTEFIAKKNGITITAYTSGKVMFQGNDAEKEAALWGDATDTKSPQSTAAKTSLPPNFSQRSIIGSDEVGNGSYFGPLVVCAVYAETEKLPALKKLGVKDSKMLTDPQIRQLAPQIKALVPYQQLIVEPRKYNEIQPAYNAVRMKVALHNQAIYLLQKKIAPQKPEGILIDQFTSEANYRKYLRSEKNQVTENLFFITKGEQYHLAVAAASILCRAAFLEALEKASSEVGIHLPSGAGTKSDEAAAKILKKGGIALLGDYAKLHFANTVKAEKIAAR is encoded by the coding sequence ATGAGCCATGTTGTTTTAAAACTCGCAAAAACAAAGATTACAGAAATGAAACACGCCTACCAGCGCTATCTTCTGAATAAATCCGTACCTTATACGGAATTTATCGCTAAGAAAAACGGCATCACCATCACAGCCTATACATCCGGCAAAGTGATGTTTCAAGGCAATGATGCAGAAAAAGAAGCCGCGCTTTGGGGAGATGCCACTGACACGAAGAGCCCACAATCTACCGCGGCAAAAACAAGTCTGCCGCCGAATTTTTCCCAAAGAAGTATCATCGGCAGTGACGAAGTAGGCAATGGCAGTTACTTTGGTCCATTAGTGGTCTGCGCCGTATATGCTGAGACGGAAAAACTGCCAGCGCTGAAAAAACTCGGTGTCAAAGATTCCAAAATGTTGACCGACCCGCAGATCCGTCAGCTGGCACCGCAAATCAAGGCATTGGTCCCTTATCAGCAACTGATCGTGGAACCGAGAAAATATAACGAGATCCAGCCCGCCTATAATGCCGTGCGGATGAAAGTCGCGCTTCATAATCAAGCCATCTACCTATTACAGAAAAAAATCGCACCGCAAAAACCAGAAGGCATCCTGATCGATCAATTCACCAGTGAAGCCAATTATCGCAAGTATCTGCGGTCAGAAAAAAATCAAGTGACTGAAAATCTGTTTTTCATTACCAAAGGAGAACAATATCATTTAGCCGTCGCAGCGGCTTCGATCTTATGTCGTGCCGCCTTTCTGGAAGCACTAGAGAAAGCTTCTTCAGAAGTCGGTATCCACTTGCCTTCCGGTGCCGGCACCAAATCCGACGAAGCCGCCGCCAAAATCTTAAAAAAAGGCGGGATCGCTTTACTGGGTGATTACGCGAAGCTTCACTTTGCCAATACCGTAAAAGCAGAAAAAATCGCCGCCCGCTGA
- the zapA gene encoding cell division protein ZapA, with translation MATEKKRYKAVIANQTYTIIGRESNRHMDIVTKLVNEQLNEIKALSPQIDTEQAAILLAINAISDQLKKQEELLKLQKKQGELHKQAIKATELENRIKRIEAIEAEARAVLDRTGRQDVEIHNHVEAQQILNEQRKRDIQEKATQE, from the coding sequence ATGGCAACAGAAAAGAAACGCTATAAAGCGGTTATTGCCAACCAAACATATACCATCATCGGACGCGAAAGCAATCGCCATATGGATATTGTCACAAAATTAGTCAATGAACAACTCAATGAGATCAAAGCCCTATCTCCGCAGATCGATACGGAACAAGCGGCTATTTTATTAGCGATCAACGCGATTTCTGATCAGTTGAAAAAACAAGAAGAATTGTTGAAGTTGCAGAAAAAGCAAGGTGAATTACATAAGCAAGCGATCAAAGCGACGGAATTGGAAAACCGCATCAAACGGATCGAAGCTATTGAAGCGGAAGCGCGGGCTGTATTGGATCGGACGGGACGACAAGATGTGGAGATCCACAATCACGTGGAGGCTCAGCAGATCCTAAATGAACAGCGGAAACGAGATATTCAAGAAAAGGCTACGCAAGAATAG
- a CDS encoding CvpA family protein, producing the protein MIGLIILLILISAFYVGGRRGTPLQIVSTIGFGFSLFVAEMLYEDLAKKLELYIPYPSVTEDSKMVFFDLTTALDLDKAYYAAISFLLVLFGGWLVTKLVLIFFNNLRFKRLLKNYDWLLGGLLNVVIAYTVIFLLLYVLSMVPLAIIQNVFRDSSIARMVVEDTPILSELFHKLWVTNILA; encoded by the coding sequence ATGATTGGATTGATCATCCTTCTTATCTTAATAAGTGCATTTTATGTAGGCGGCCGACGTGGTACGCCTTTACAGATCGTCTCGACGATCGGTTTTGGTTTTTCGCTTTTTGTGGCTGAGATGCTGTATGAAGACCTTGCGAAAAAATTGGAATTGTATATTCCCTATCCATCGGTGACAGAAGATTCAAAAATGGTCTTTTTTGATCTGACCACCGCTCTTGATTTGGATAAAGCTTACTATGCCGCGATTTCCTTTCTTTTGGTATTGTTCGGAGGCTGGTTAGTAACCAAATTAGTATTGATTTTCTTCAATAATCTGCGTTTCAAACGATTGTTGAAAAACTATGATTGGCTGCTTGGCGGACTGTTGAATGTAGTCATCGCGTATACGGTGATCTTTTTACTGCTATACGTATTGTCCATGGTGCCTTTAGCAATCATTCAAAATGTTTTTCGAGATAGTTCCATCGCGCGGATGGTTGTTGAAGATACTCCGATTTTATCTGAATTGTTCCATAAATTATGGGTGACGAATATTTTAGCGTAA